In candidate division KSB1 bacterium, one genomic interval encodes:
- a CDS encoding MBL fold metallo-hydrolase has product MEWTILGAGTGIPMLDRGAPGHLMKIKDEQVLFDSGSGTLLRLLQLGVDYKQLNYVFYTHTHSDHTADLIPLIQALRTTPEYQRANTLHLYGPTGFNVFLHTLSQAFGLWLISPNFPLRIHELRYDTLEFAGWSVRTVPVKHSHSAIAYRVESESGRSIVYSGDTDYCPEIIELAYQADLLILECSFPDDAKVAGHLTPSLAAEIASSAQCKHLILTHLYPPIEPLEAEIQQRCHRIFSGRISIARDLMKITVEP; this is encoded by the coding sequence ATGGAGTGGACAATCCTCGGCGCTGGAACTGGCATTCCGATGTTAGACCGGGGTGCTCCAGGACATTTAATGAAAATAAAGGATGAGCAGGTTCTGTTCGACAGCGGCTCTGGGACGCTGCTTCGGCTGTTGCAATTGGGTGTCGATTATAAGCAATTAAATTACGTTTTCTATACCCATACCCATTCAGATCACACCGCGGATCTGATACCGCTGATTCAGGCATTGCGGACGACGCCAGAGTACCAACGGGCTAACACATTGCATTTGTATGGCCCAACTGGGTTCAACGTGTTCTTGCACACGCTTAGCCAGGCGTTCGGTTTGTGGCTCATTTCGCCCAATTTTCCATTGAGAATTCACGAGCTTAGATATGACACTTTGGAATTTGCCGGATGGAGCGTCCGAACCGTCCCAGTCAAGCATAGCCATTCCGCCATTGCGTATCGGGTCGAAAGCGAGTCGGGTCGATCGATCGTTTATTCTGGTGACACGGACTATTGTCCAGAGATCATTGAGCTTGCATATCAAGCGGATCTTTTGATTTTAGAGTGTTCGTTTCCCGATGACGCCAAGGTCGCTGGACATCTGACCCCTAGTTTGGCTGCGGAAATCGCCAGCAGCGCGCAATGTAAGCATTTGATATTGACGCATCTTTATCCGCCGATTGAGCCGCTGGAGGCAGAAATTCAGCAGCGTTGTCATCGCATTTTTTCGGGCAGGATTTCAATCGCTCGGGATCTTATGAAAATAACCGTTGAGCCTTGA
- the ade gene encoding adenine deaminase: protein MQLEKIIKAARGDHPVSLLLKNVNLINVVSGEIYPTNIAIDDQLIVGIDNEYEAHQVLDLSGLYAAPGFIDGHVHIESSMVTIPQFARAVVPLGTTSVIADPHEIANVLGYEGIRFMMESAKYNPLNVFFTLPSCVPSTKLETAGSQLRAFDIFPFLREKWVVGLGEMMNFPGVIQGDEEVLDKIKISAEKRIDGHAPGVTGKNLSAYIAAGITSDHESTTPEEALEKLRMGMYVMIREGTGTKNLRDLLKMVTPENSRRCIFCTDDRHPHDILEEGHINFMIKTAIDNGIDPISVIRMATLNPAEYYNLRKLGFLSPGCFADIVIIEDLKKFNIKMVLKNGQLVAENGVMLHESRFKPEVKVRGSVNIRWLEGNEFQIPAKSQRCRVIGLIKDQIVTQMLEETPKIVDGHVVSDPDRDLLRCYVIERHHASGNIGKGLVKGFGLKKGAIASSISHDSHNIVVVGVNDEDIFKAVTQINKMGGGLSVTCDGKVLDALELPIAGLMSSEPLEIVNAKLQKLNRHTKELGCSLTDPFMAISFLALPVIPKLKITDLGLVDVDQFDFVDLFI from the coding sequence ATGCAATTGGAGAAAATTATCAAAGCAGCCAGAGGGGATCACCCAGTTTCGCTGCTGCTGAAAAATGTTAATTTGATCAATGTCGTTTCTGGTGAAATCTATCCTACCAATATTGCCATTGATGATCAATTGATCGTGGGGATTGATAATGAGTATGAAGCGCATCAGGTCTTAGATCTCTCTGGACTCTATGCCGCTCCAGGTTTTATCGACGGTCACGTGCATATCGAAAGTTCTATGGTAACCATTCCCCAATTTGCGCGAGCGGTTGTTCCATTAGGAACCACCTCGGTGATTGCTGATCCCCATGAAATCGCCAATGTGCTTGGCTACGAGGGCATTCGATTCATGATGGAGTCGGCCAAATATAACCCGCTGAATGTATTTTTCACTCTGCCGTCATGTGTGCCATCAACCAAATTGGAGACCGCTGGCTCGCAGTTGAGAGCCTTCGATATTTTTCCGTTCCTTCGGGAAAAATGGGTGGTTGGTTTGGGAGAGATGATGAATTTCCCTGGCGTCATCCAGGGCGATGAAGAGGTGCTGGATAAGATCAAAATTTCTGCTGAGAAGCGCATCGATGGCCATGCTCCAGGCGTGACTGGTAAAAACTTGAGCGCTTATATTGCCGCCGGGATTACTTCCGATCATGAATCCACCACGCCAGAGGAGGCGTTGGAGAAGCTAAGAATGGGGATGTATGTGATGATTCGAGAGGGCACCGGCACAAAAAACCTGCGCGATCTGTTGAAAATGGTGACCCCAGAGAACAGCCGTCGTTGCATCTTCTGCACTGACGACCGACACCCTCATGACATTCTTGAGGAAGGACATATCAATTTCATGATCAAAACGGCGATCGATAATGGCATCGATCCGATCTCGGTTATCCGAATGGCAACGCTAAATCCAGCCGAGTATTATAATCTGAGGAAGTTGGGCTTTTTATCCCCTGGATGTTTCGCTGATATCGTTATTATCGAGGACCTAAAAAAATTTAATATCAAAATGGTATTAAAAAATGGCCAATTGGTGGCTGAGAACGGTGTGATGTTGCACGAGTCGCGCTTCAAACCAGAGGTTAAGGTGCGGGGTTCAGTAAATATCAGATGGCTGGAAGGCAATGAATTTCAGATACCAGCCAAAAGCCAACGCTGTCGCGTCATCGGTCTCATTAAAGATCAGATTGTCACTCAAATGTTAGAGGAAACGCCTAAAATTGTGGATGGGCATGTTGTTTCTGATCCTGACCGAGATTTGTTGCGCTGCTATGTCATCGAACGGCATCATGCTTCGGGAAATATCGGCAAAGGGTTGGTCAAAGGGTTTGGATTGAAAAAAGGGGCCATCGCTTCCTCAATTAGCCACGACTCGCACAATATCGTCGTTGTCGGCGTAAATGACGAAGATATCTTCAAAGCTGTGACTCAAATAAACAAAATGGGCGGCGGCCTCTCTGTCACCTGTGACGGCAAGGTGCTGGATGCGTTGGAACTGCCAATCGCCGGATTGATGTCAAGCGAGCCATTGGAGATCGTAAATGCAAAACTTCAAAAGCTGAATCGCCATACCAAAGAGCTGGGATGCTCACTGACAGATCCGTTCATGGCGATTTCGTTTTTGGCGCTCCCTGTTATTCCAAAATTGAAAATCACCGATCTCGGCCTGGTAGATGTGGATCAATTCGATTTTGTCGATCTGTTTATTTAG
- a CDS encoding divalent-cation tolerance protein CutA — translation MKGDFIVVFVTAGNRQEAELIGRALVEKKLAACCNIVESIQSIFYWEGKLNQEREALLIIKSVRDRFDRIVSEVKQLHSYTTPEIIALPIVAGASDYLDWIIAETKSRADESLV, via the coding sequence ATGAAAGGAGATTTCATTGTCGTGTTTGTCACCGCAGGGAATCGGCAAGAGGCGGAACTAATAGGTCGGGCATTAGTTGAAAAAAAGTTAGCAGCCTGTTGCAATATTGTCGAATCAATTCAATCGATATTTTATTGGGAAGGCAAGCTGAATCAGGAACGCGAAGCGTTGCTCATTATCAAGTCAGTGAGAGATCGTTTCGATCGGATCGTCAGCGAGGTAAAGCAGTTGCATAGCTATACAACGCCAGAGATCATCGCGCTGCCGATTGTGGCAGGAGCATCTGATTATTTAGATTGGATCATTGCAGAGACAAAATCGCGCGCTGATGAAAGTCTTGTTTAA